From one Halodesulfovibrio sp. MK-HDV genomic stretch:
- a CDS encoding aminotransferase class I/II-fold pyridoxal phosphate-dependent enzyme produces MTDTTTHKQQGAHGGEVFRIARETGTALNDIADFSSNANSLCRDITEEILFSNMQGAYSDYNHYPDTWSSELAAAIAAHESVSQQEIVVGHGSTETIFLTFQQIRPKRVLLVGPMFSEYAKACSVFAEEYDLLTCSSGTCFVPNSADFANSEKYDLVVLCSPNNPATITYPNMREIIQAIQSPYMLIDSTYREFMHGTPEYDATRTTQYREWCNQNTSIITMHSFTKFFYCTGVRLGYALSDPDTVSKLKQGKMPWTVTASAQKSGLNFLLNIERYRSRLPQMRTYRAMFTEEVRSTNVFAEDCIFSGVNFLFCKLKNPEHGAQFYEFLLTKSILVRLCDNIPGTERGFIRMQVKTPEEWETLITALHDWAASLNVSTR; encoded by the coding sequence ATGACAGATACCACAACACACAAACAACAAGGCGCTCATGGCGGTGAAGTGTTTCGGATTGCTCGGGAAACAGGCACTGCGCTTAACGACATTGCAGATTTCTCAAGCAATGCCAATTCCCTGTGTCGTGACATAACAGAAGAAATTCTTTTCTCCAATATGCAGGGTGCATACAGTGACTATAATCATTATCCGGACACATGGTCGTCTGAACTCGCAGCCGCAATTGCAGCGCATGAATCCGTTTCACAACAAGAAATTGTTGTAGGCCACGGTTCAACCGAAACAATTTTTCTTACTTTTCAGCAAATAAGACCTAAACGAGTATTGCTCGTCGGCCCCATGTTTTCAGAATACGCTAAAGCGTGCTCTGTTTTTGCTGAAGAATACGATTTACTCACCTGCTCGTCTGGTACTTGTTTTGTACCGAACTCAGCAGATTTTGCAAATTCAGAAAAATACGACCTCGTCGTACTTTGCTCACCCAACAATCCCGCCACCATTACGTATCCCAATATGCGGGAGATTATTCAGGCAATTCAGAGCCCTTATATGTTGATAGACTCGACATATCGAGAATTCATGCATGGTACACCTGAATATGATGCCACACGCACAACTCAATACAGAGAATGGTGCAACCAGAACACAAGCATCATCACCATGCACAGCTTTACAAAATTTTTCTACTGCACAGGCGTTCGTCTTGGCTATGCCTTGAGCGATCCTGATACAGTGAGCAAACTCAAACAAGGTAAAATGCCTTGGACAGTAACGGCTTCTGCGCAGAAATCCGGCCTAAATTTTCTACTAAACATCGAACGCTACCGGAGCCGTCTTCCGCAAATGCGAACATATCGGGCAATGTTCACAGAAGAAGTACGTTCAACAAACGTCTTTGCTGAAGATTGCATTTTTTCCGGAGTGAACTTTCTATTCTGCAAGCTGAAGAATCCAGAACATGGAGCACAGTTCTACGAATTCTTACTCACAAAAAGCATTCTCGTTCGTCTTTGCGACAATATTCCAGGAACAGAAAGGGGCTTTATTCGTATGCAGGTTAAAACACCTGA
- a CDS encoding sigma-54 dependent transcriptional regulator: MSSRRILFLAPATSITRIFPQLKDAGFEVGLAENYKGALAFIAKSRPDVIFSRPSLSGYSVEELLTAAEADAGFPSIVVFSDKGNASEAEKFLQMGAHDYWLEPLLFEKICAAIPEQGKKPKAVPPTSTLGGNKTAIPVTEKGPTIIGSNRAMQRVLALARQVAPSKATVLISGASGTGKEMFSRYLHAYSDRGDNPFIAVNCAALPEHLLESELFGHEKGSFTGAISRKLGRFELAHTGTILLDEISEMDLALQAKLLRVLQEGELDRVGGTETIKVNVRVLATTNRNLEEWVKEGQFRQDLYFRLNVIPLKLPSLAERGDDVLELAHFFIDMYTKEYSLPPAQVSAEAISWLSAYDWPGNVRELQNLMERAVLLAGGNVIEPCHFLLDPDNWPLFEEEGADECTTLSASSESGNGNCSNFSGSVIPIHEMERILILKGLEQTSGNRTQAADLLGISVRTLRNKLNEYRSQGMEIP; this comes from the coding sequence ATGTCATCAAGACGTATACTTTTTCTTGCACCGGCTACTTCGATTACTCGTATTTTCCCCCAGCTTAAAGACGCAGGTTTTGAAGTAGGGCTTGCGGAGAATTATAAAGGCGCTCTCGCATTTATTGCGAAGTCTCGTCCTGATGTAATTTTTTCCCGTCCTTCCCTATCCGGTTATTCTGTGGAAGAACTGCTAACAGCCGCCGAGGCGGACGCAGGCTTCCCATCTATTGTTGTGTTTTCTGATAAAGGAAACGCCAGCGAAGCTGAAAAATTTCTTCAAATGGGTGCACACGACTACTGGCTTGAACCGTTACTATTTGAAAAAATATGTGCGGCAATACCTGAACAAGGTAAAAAGCCAAAAGCTGTTCCACCAACATCCACCCTTGGTGGAAATAAAACTGCCATTCCGGTAACAGAGAAAGGGCCGACTATCATCGGTTCGAACCGCGCTATGCAGCGAGTACTGGCTCTTGCGCGGCAGGTTGCACCATCAAAAGCAACTGTGTTAATCTCTGGTGCCTCTGGTACTGGTAAAGAAATGTTCTCCCGTTATCTTCATGCGTATTCTGACCGTGGAGATAATCCTTTTATTGCAGTGAACTGCGCTGCATTGCCGGAACACTTGCTAGAAAGCGAGCTTTTCGGGCATGAAAAGGGTTCATTTACTGGTGCGATTTCACGAAAACTCGGCAGATTTGAATTAGCGCATACCGGCACAATTCTTCTTGATGAGATTTCGGAAATGGACTTGGCGCTACAGGCAAAACTTTTGCGTGTTCTTCAGGAAGGCGAGCTTGACCGCGTTGGTGGTACTGAGACGATTAAAGTTAACGTCAGGGTACTTGCAACAACAAACCGTAATCTTGAAGAGTGGGTTAAAGAAGGGCAGTTCCGTCAGGATTTATATTTCCGGTTAAATGTTATTCCGCTAAAACTTCCTTCTCTTGCAGAGCGTGGGGATGATGTTCTTGAACTCGCACATTTCTTTATTGATATGTACACAAAAGAATATTCGCTTCCGCCTGCTCAAGTTTCTGCTGAAGCGATATCATGGCTAAGCGCATACGATTGGCCAGGTAACGTTCGTGAACTGCAGAATCTTATGGAACGTGCTGTATTACTTGCTGGTGGCAACGTTATTGAACCTTGTCATTTTTTACTCGATCCGGATAACTGGCCGCTCTTCGAAGAAGAGGGAGCAGATGAGTGTACTACTTTAAGTGCATCTTCCGAATCAGGTAACGGCAATTGCAGCAACTTTAGCGGTAGCGTTATTCCAATTCATGAAATGGAACGCATACTTATTTTGAAGGGCTTGGAGCAGACATCGGGCAACCGTACGCAGGCAGCTGATCTGCTGGGGATTTCTGTTCGAACCTTACGAAACAAGCTGAATGAGTACCGTAGTCAGGGAATGGAAATTCCTTAG